One window of the Archangium primigenium genome contains the following:
- a CDS encoding inositol-3-phosphate synthase, translated as MAGTERLGVALVGLGGAVATTAVAGMELLKRGLTDTKGLPLAGVRGVGLADYGDLVFGGWDLYDDDLAKAARNHGVLNETQLAAVGPILGKMRPWTASSNTNFCKNVVGSSTKKAKDLRDQVNGILEDLVRFKQDQKLDRVVMVNVASTERPVNLALPQFATPEAFDTALDANDPNISPAMLYAYAAVTTGIPFANFTPSVAADVPAILELARRNGSPVAGKDGKTGQTLLKTVLAPALRDRALYVDGWYSTNILGNRDGEALNDPASKASKIDTKGAVLDSILGYKVQDHIVQIQYYRPRGDNKEAWDNIDVIGFCGQPMQLKINFLCKDSILAAPLVVELARTLDLAKRRGEAGVIEELGCFFKAPMTRNGGTPEHAVPEQQRRLMSWLGKESVQTTGGGERIRG; from the coding sequence ATGGCAGGGACGGAGCGTCTGGGTGTCGCGTTGGTGGGTCTGGGTGGCGCGGTGGCGACGACCGCGGTGGCGGGCATGGAGCTCCTCAAGCGGGGGCTGACGGACACCAAGGGCCTTCCGCTGGCGGGGGTGCGGGGCGTGGGGCTGGCGGACTACGGGGACCTGGTCTTCGGCGGGTGGGACCTGTACGACGACGATCTGGCGAAGGCGGCGCGCAACCACGGCGTGCTCAACGAGACCCAGCTCGCCGCGGTGGGCCCCATCCTCGGCAAGATGCGGCCGTGGACGGCCTCGTCCAACACCAACTTCTGCAAGAACGTGGTGGGCAGCTCCACCAAGAAGGCCAAGGACCTGCGCGACCAGGTCAACGGCATCCTCGAGGACCTGGTGCGCTTCAAGCAGGACCAGAAGCTCGACCGGGTGGTGATGGTGAACGTCGCCTCCACCGAGCGGCCGGTGAACCTCGCCCTGCCCCAGTTCGCCACGCCCGAGGCCTTCGACACGGCGCTCGACGCGAACGATCCGAACATCAGCCCCGCCATGCTCTATGCCTACGCGGCGGTGACCACGGGCATCCCCTTCGCCAACTTCACGCCCAGCGTGGCCGCGGACGTGCCGGCCATCCTGGAGCTGGCGCGCCGCAACGGCTCGCCCGTGGCGGGCAAGGACGGCAAGACGGGCCAGACGCTGCTCAAGACGGTGCTCGCCCCGGCCCTGCGCGACCGCGCGCTGTACGTGGACGGCTGGTACTCCACCAACATCCTGGGCAACCGCGACGGCGAGGCGCTCAACGATCCGGCCTCCAAGGCGTCGAAGATCGACACCAAGGGCGCCGTGCTCGACAGCATCCTCGGCTACAAGGTCCAGGATCACATCGTGCAGATCCAGTACTACCGGCCGCGCGGTGACAACAAGGAGGCCTGGGACAACATCGACGTCATCGGCTTCTGCGGTCAGCCCATGCAGCTGAAGATCAACTTCCTCTGCAAGGACTCCATCCTCGCCGCGCCGCTGGTGGTGGAGCTGGCGCGCACGCTGGACCTGGCCAAGCGCCGCGGGGAGGCGGGCGTCATCGAGGAGCTGGGCTGCTTCTTCAAGGCGCCCATGACGCGCAACGGCGGCACGCCCGAGCACGCCGTGCCCGAGCAGCAGCGCCGGCTGATGAGCTGGCTGGGCAAGGAGAGCGTGCAGACCACCGGCGGCGGCGAGCGCATCCGGGGCTAG